In one Modestobacter sp. L9-4 genomic region, the following are encoded:
- the meaB gene encoding methylmalonyl Co-A mutase-associated GTPase MeaB, with protein sequence MTAPDVPALVAGVLAGDRRATARAITLVESTRGDHRDAAQELLGALLPHAGGARRVGISGVPGVGKSTFVDTLGTTLTAAGSRVAVLAVDPSSTRSGGSILGDKTRMSRLAVDPRAFIRPAPTAGTLGGVARATRESMVVLEAAGHDVVLVETVGVGQSEVTVAEMVDSFLFLTLARTGDQLQGIKRGVLEIADVIAVNKADGPGESDARRAARELAGAVRMLRGPEEPVPVLTCAGLTGAGVPEVWAALVAHQDRLRETGELAERRRSQQVRWMWQLVHDGLDHALRTHPAVAALAPRLEAAVLAGGLTPAAAGDQVLRTFLTSTDAPPTDPR encoded by the coding sequence ATGACCGCACCCGACGTCCCGGCGCTGGTGGCGGGGGTGCTGGCCGGTGACCGGCGGGCGACGGCGCGGGCGATCACGCTGGTCGAGTCGACCCGTGGCGACCACCGCGACGCCGCCCAGGAGCTGCTCGGCGCGCTGCTGCCGCACGCCGGGGGAGCGCGGCGGGTGGGCATCAGCGGGGTCCCCGGCGTCGGCAAGTCCACCTTCGTCGACACCCTCGGGACGACGCTGACCGCCGCCGGCTCCCGGGTGGCGGTGCTGGCCGTCGACCCGTCCTCCACCCGGTCCGGCGGGTCGATCCTGGGCGACAAGACCCGGATGTCACGGCTGGCCGTCGACCCGCGGGCGTTCATCCGGCCCGCACCCACCGCCGGCACGCTCGGCGGGGTCGCCCGCGCCACGCGGGAGTCGATGGTGGTCCTGGAGGCCGCCGGGCACGACGTCGTCTTGGTCGAGACCGTCGGTGTGGGGCAGTCGGAGGTGACCGTCGCGGAGATGGTCGACTCCTTCCTGTTCCTCACCCTGGCCCGCACCGGCGACCAGCTGCAGGGCATCAAGCGCGGCGTCCTGGAGATCGCCGACGTCATCGCGGTGAACAAGGCCGACGGACCGGGGGAGAGCGACGCCCGTCGGGCTGCCCGGGAGCTCGCCGGGGCGGTGCGGATGCTGCGGGGTCCCGAGGAGCCCGTGCCGGTGCTCACCTGCGCCGGGCTCACCGGCGCCGGGGTGCCCGAGGTCTGGGCGGCGCTCGTCGCCCACCAGGACCGGCTCCGCGAGACGGGGGAGCTCGCCGAGCGACGCCGGTCGCAACAGGTGCGCTGGATGTGGCAGCTGGTACACGACGGTCTGGACCACGCGTTGCGCACGCACCCGGCCGTGGCGGCCCTGGCACCCCGGCTCGAGGCGGCCGTCCTGGCCGGTGGGCTGACCCCCGCCGCAGCCGGTGACCAGGTGCTCCGCACCTTCCTGACCAGCACGGACGCACCCCCGACCGACCCGCGGTAG